The following are encoded together in the Paludisphaera mucosa genome:
- a CDS encoding Ig-like domain repeat protein produces the protein MFHFGAVRGDASAVASVLDDVRAGKRPARRRRAIRPRPELLEGRLAPASGVGASALAPALVSNASRISATLPIEAQYAASEAMGREDSSYATTAVASGFVANNATNGYTATLDASGLYLAAGADAWSLAVQGIGYGGTLHPLGAAATTATANRVEYDYGDVSQWFVNGPLGLQQGFTLDHRPSGGDGLLTVGLALGGDLTATADAGGTSVTLARPGGGASLSYGGLIAYDATGRAMPAFMSVANTAEGQSLSIRVDDAGAQYPLTIDPYIQQAKLSSPIAGDDIAYGWGTSLTSDGETLAVGAPGGGPDAVPGMVYLYTRTERIWNEVGRFASPAGIATDRFGVGVALSGDGSTLAVTAKPGEWQHGPVSLYVYARSGSEWNLTQTVTIEDSNGFGGWLSISDDGGVIAGGAAYADSATGAAYVFTRANGVYTQEPPIVAPDGAPGAWFGEPAALSGDGLTLVVGSGRASTLEVGSGAIYVYQKSDAGWTLAATLGARLGTMIGTKVAVNGDGTVLLAQGLESEEDAGVYRAGFIYTKSGSTWTRTAELVDPDPFSSGNFGDWVALSPDGATAVVSATTRVVDGVTVAGAAYVFTKSGSTWALTQTLTDPDGERYDTFGLGVAIRGRTIAVPSPRAAVGAHEGQGVVFLYDDPQGLAVTLDPVDQTGHPRTNVTFTAAATGAPDYATQWQVSTDGGATWADVPQATSPAFSFVPTLADSGKQFRAVFTLDGATVVTHAATLTVIKATPVVVIEPVQTPAPFYEDLTFIVRVVSDGATDVPANGGVVEFSMGLFRFTATVRDGVATFVVPAGSRPGIYYPQATYDGTADPVFGSAYGWTTQVVHKAYVTVEPAVSDDRPAIGDPVTISAVIAQIHPGLDGLTGPNGIALFFGLDDVIGAARAVRPDSPPALPSTVTYTTRFTSGGGHSVVVHYLGDDWNEAADSNPISIVVDPAPTNLSVTLDPYPIVYYGQPIFFTVVATSPTGGIPQGVLDMTLRGDDGSTYFYEFAIDAAGRSEGYFQNYFTPGGYTATFVYSDPRFERFESATAAVGFGIWKGPTTLELRSSRPVSSAGDEVEFIATVRNTNYPYPVDDGLVDFYIGGVLVATVPVEPDGFSQARLATTALVPGVYDVAAVYRESTGLQGSVSEHVVQVVQPGSVPPHASTSTTLISSPGPSTAGEPVSFVAIVWSGFSIPTSGVVAFSIGGVVVAYEPVGGDGRATLTTTDLVPGVYTVTAAFLETYSHLGSESSPLVQVVEPAVPVASATTTSLATSLNPRSTALPLAWTVTVAGVGGAAGPTSGFVRFYVGLQAVAEAPIDAAGRVVVDASTLVAGDYLITAVYLGSDGFQTSQSDHLGQVVVAASPSAAAARTATASASRAVSAVEPGRPRRAVRFAQRRPPAMRGGR, from the coding sequence ATGTTCCACTTCGGTGCCGTGAGGGGCGACGCCTCGGCCGTCGCCTCGGTATTGGATGACGTTCGCGCCGGCAAGCGGCCGGCGAGGCGTCGGCGAGCGATCCGGCCCCGCCCCGAGCTGCTGGAAGGCCGCCTGGCGCCGGCGTCGGGGGTCGGGGCTTCCGCCCTCGCCCCGGCGCTGGTCTCGAACGCCTCGCGTATCTCGGCGACCCTGCCGATCGAGGCGCAATACGCGGCGTCGGAGGCGATGGGCCGTGAGGACTCGTCCTATGCGACGACCGCCGTCGCCTCCGGCTTCGTGGCGAACAACGCGACCAACGGATACACGGCGACGCTCGACGCCTCCGGCCTGTACCTCGCGGCCGGCGCCGACGCCTGGTCGCTGGCGGTGCAGGGGATCGGCTACGGCGGGACGCTCCATCCGCTGGGGGCGGCGGCGACGACCGCGACGGCGAACCGGGTCGAGTACGACTACGGGGACGTCTCGCAGTGGTTCGTGAACGGCCCGCTCGGGCTCCAGCAGGGCTTCACGCTCGACCACCGTCCCTCCGGGGGCGACGGCCTGTTGACCGTGGGCCTGGCGCTGGGAGGAGACCTGACGGCGACGGCCGACGCCGGGGGGACGAGCGTCACGCTGGCCCGGCCCGGCGGCGGCGCGTCGCTGAGCTACGGCGGACTGATCGCCTACGACGCGACCGGCCGGGCGATGCCGGCCTTCATGTCGGTCGCGAACACGGCCGAGGGCCAGTCGCTGTCGATCCGGGTCGACGATGCCGGCGCGCAATACCCGCTCACCATCGACCCCTACATCCAGCAGGCCAAGCTGTCGTCCCCGATCGCGGGCGACGACATCGCGTACGGTTGGGGGACCTCCTTGACCTCGGACGGCGAGACCCTGGCGGTCGGGGCCCCGGGCGGCGGGCCCGACGCCGTGCCCGGGATGGTCTACCTCTACACGAGGACCGAGCGGATCTGGAACGAGGTCGGCCGGTTCGCGTCCCCCGCCGGGATCGCCACCGATCGCTTCGGCGTGGGGGTGGCCCTCAGCGGCGACGGGTCGACGCTGGCCGTCACCGCGAAGCCGGGCGAGTGGCAGCACGGCCCCGTCTCGCTCTACGTCTACGCCCGATCCGGGTCGGAATGGAATCTGACCCAGACGGTGACCATCGAGGATTCCAACGGCTTCGGCGGCTGGCTCTCCATCAGCGACGACGGCGGCGTGATCGCGGGGGGGGCCGCCTACGCCGACTCGGCGACCGGGGCGGCGTACGTCTTCACCCGGGCGAACGGCGTGTACACCCAGGAGCCGCCGATCGTCGCCCCGGACGGAGCGCCGGGCGCCTGGTTCGGCGAGCCGGCCGCGCTCAGCGGCGACGGGCTCACCCTGGTTGTCGGCTCGGGGCGGGCCTCCACGCTCGAAGTGGGCTCGGGCGCGATCTACGTCTATCAGAAGTCGGACGCCGGATGGACCCTGGCGGCCACGCTGGGCGCGCGGCTCGGCACGATGATCGGGACGAAGGTCGCGGTCAACGGCGACGGCACGGTCCTGCTGGCCCAGGGCCTCGAATCCGAAGAGGACGCGGGGGTCTATCGCGCCGGCTTCATCTACACGAAATCGGGCTCGACCTGGACGCGCACGGCCGAGCTGGTCGATCCCGATCCGTTCTCCTCCGGCAATTTCGGAGATTGGGTCGCGCTGAGCCCGGACGGCGCCACGGCGGTCGTCAGCGCGACCACCAGGGTGGTCGACGGGGTCACCGTCGCGGGGGCCGCTTACGTTTTCACGAAGTCGGGCTCGACCTGGGCCCTGACCCAGACGCTGACCGACCCCGACGGAGAGCGGTACGACACCTTCGGCCTCGGCGTCGCGATCCGGGGCCGGACCATCGCCGTCCCCTCTCCTCGGGCGGCCGTCGGCGCGCACGAGGGGCAGGGCGTCGTCTTCCTCTACGACGACCCGCAGGGATTGGCCGTCACGCTCGATCCGGTCGACCAGACGGGGCATCCGAGGACGAACGTCACCTTCACGGCCGCCGCGACCGGCGCGCCGGACTACGCGACCCAGTGGCAGGTCAGCACGGACGGCGGCGCGACGTGGGCCGACGTCCCCCAGGCGACGAGCCCCGCGTTCTCCTTCGTCCCGACCCTGGCCGATTCCGGCAAGCAGTTCCGGGCCGTCTTCACCCTCGACGGTGCGACCGTGGTCACGCACGCCGCGACCCTGACCGTGATCAAGGCGACGCCCGTCGTCGTGATCGAGCCCGTGCAGACGCCGGCGCCGTTCTACGAGGACCTGACGTTCATCGTCCGGGTCGTCTCGGACGGAGCGACCGACGTCCCGGCGAACGGCGGCGTGGTCGAGTTCAGCATGGGGCTGTTCAGGTTCACGGCGACGGTGCGCGACGGCGTCGCGACGTTCGTGGTCCCGGCCGGAAGTCGGCCGGGGATCTACTACCCCCAGGCGACGTACGACGGGACGGCCGATCCCGTGTTCGGCTCGGCCTACGGCTGGACGACGCAGGTCGTCCACAAGGCCTACGTCACGGTCGAGCCCGCCGTGAGCGACGATCGGCCCGCCATCGGCGATCCCGTGACGATCTCGGCCGTCATCGCCCAGATCCACCCGGGGCTGGACGGCCTGACCGGGCCGAACGGGATCGCCCTCTTCTTCGGCCTCGACGACGTCATCGGCGCCGCGAGGGCCGTGCGACCGGATTCTCCGCCGGCCCTCCCCTCGACCGTGACCTATACGACCCGGTTCACCAGCGGCGGCGGGCACTCGGTGGTCGTCCACTACCTGGGAGACGACTGGAACGAGGCCGCCGATTCCAACCCGATCTCGATCGTGGTCGATCCGGCGCCGACGAACCTCTCGGTGACCCTCGACCCCTACCCGATCGTCTATTACGGGCAGCCGATCTTCTTCACCGTGGTCGCGACCTCGCCCACCGGCGGCATCCCCCAGGGCGTCCTCGACATGACGCTCCGGGGCGACGACGGATCGACGTATTTCTACGAGTTCGCGATCGACGCCGCGGGCCGGTCCGAGGGCTACTTCCAGAACTACTTCACGCCGGGGGGCTACACGGCGACGTTCGTCTACTCCGACCCGCGCTTCGAACGATTCGAATCGGCCACCGCGGCCGTCGGCTTCGGGATCTGGAAGGGCCCGACGACCCTGGAGTTGAGGTCGTCCCGGCCCGTCTCCAGCGCGGGCGATGAGGTCGAGTTCATCGCCACCGTCCGCAACACGAACTACCCCTACCCGGTGGACGACGGGCTCGTCGATTTCTACATCGGCGGGGTTCTCGTCGCCACCGTCCCGGTCGAGCCCGACGGCTTCAGCCAGGCTCGGCTGGCGACCACCGCGCTGGTGCCCGGCGTCTACGACGTCGCGGCCGTGTATCGCGAGAGCACCGGGCTGCAGGGGAGCGTGTCCGAGCACGTGGTGCAAGTCGTCCAGCCCGGATCCGTCCCGCCGCATGCAAGCACATCGACCACGCTGATCTCGAGCCCCGGCCCGTCGACCGCCGGGGAGCCGGTCTCCTTCGTCGCGATCGTGTGGTCGGGTTTCTCGATCCCGACGTCCGGGGTGGTCGCGTTCTCGATCGGCGGCGTCGTGGTCGCCTACGAGCCGGTCGGCGGCGACGGCCGGGCGACGCTCACCACGACCGACCTGGTCCCGGGCGTCTACACCGTCACGGCCGCCTTCCTGGAGACCTACTCCCACCTGGGGAGCGAATCCTCCCCCCTCGTCCAGGTCGTCGAACCGGCCGTCCCCGTCGCGTCTGCGACGACCACGAGCCTGGCGACGAGCCTGAATCCGCGGTCGACCGCGCTGCCGCTGGCGTGGACCGTCACGGTCGCGGGCGTGGGCGGGGCGGCCGGGCCGACGTCGGGCTTCGTCCGCTTCTACGTCGGCCTGCAAGCCGTCGCCGAGGCCCCGATCGACGCGGCCGGCAGGGTGGTCGTCGACGCCTCGACGCTCGTCGCGGGCGATTACCTGATCACGGCCGTCTACCTGGGGAGCGACGGCTTCCAGACGAGCCAGTCGGACCACCTGGGCCAGGTCGTCGTCGCGGCGAGCCCGTCCGCCGCGGCCGCGCGAACCGCGACGGCGTCGGCATCGAGGGCGGTATCGGCCGTCGAGCCGGGCCGCCCCCGACGGGCGGTCAGGTTCGCCCAGAGGCGGCCTCCGGCGATGCGCGGCGGTCGCTGA
- a CDS encoding dicarboxylate/amino acid:cation symporter encodes MPPSENDHDATPTTYPAPELDPTLGAPAVEDEPESRPGGLPLYVWVILAVALAIPIGLGWGEGAKALEIVPNLIMRALTALAAPLVVLAILHAIVSNDIRGKQGGMMMFLYLINTLVAMLIGLGLSNLIKPGLGAALGDPGATQTVAKKTVTELITELIPRSIGEAFATNNIAQLVVLTLALGIGLVKIRDAHRLAGKESFQTVIDLLSIGFELLMKVLLWVVALVPLAVLGIVASRVGQKEGMQVFASLIWLILVVVLGLACQVSWYLLQMAVFARMSPVRFLGGAADVMANTFSTASTAATIPITLKSLGRMGVTRQSSQLCACIGTNFNNDGTALYQATAALFMAQALGYTLSLSDQIVVVLTTLVASIGAGGIPSGSFVTMPLIFAAVRLPADKIPILLTIDWFLDRCRTTSNVLGDMTVAVLLDKLVPPRSEPIEP; translated from the coding sequence ATGCCGCCCAGCGAGAACGACCACGACGCCACGCCCACGACTTACCCGGCTCCGGAGCTGGATCCGACGCTCGGCGCCCCCGCGGTTGAGGACGAGCCCGAGAGCCGGCCGGGCGGGCTGCCGCTGTACGTCTGGGTGATCCTCGCCGTCGCGCTCGCCATCCCGATCGGCCTGGGCTGGGGCGAGGGGGCCAAGGCGCTGGAGATCGTCCCCAACCTGATCATGCGAGCGCTCACGGCGCTCGCCGCGCCGCTGGTCGTGCTGGCGATCCTGCACGCGATCGTCAGCAACGACATCCGCGGCAAACAGGGGGGGATGATGATGTTCCTCTACCTGATCAACACCCTGGTCGCCATGCTGATCGGCCTGGGCCTGTCGAACCTCATCAAGCCCGGCCTGGGGGCCGCGCTCGGCGATCCCGGCGCGACCCAGACGGTCGCCAAGAAGACCGTCACGGAGCTGATCACCGAGCTGATCCCCCGCAGCATCGGCGAGGCGTTCGCCACCAACAACATCGCCCAGCTCGTCGTCCTGACGCTCGCCCTGGGGATCGGCCTGGTGAAGATCCGCGACGCCCACCGCCTGGCCGGCAAGGAGTCGTTCCAGACGGTCATCGACCTGCTCTCGATCGGGTTCGAGCTGCTCATGAAGGTCCTGCTCTGGGTGGTGGCCCTGGTGCCGCTGGCGGTGCTCGGCATCGTGGCCTCGCGGGTCGGCCAGAAGGAGGGGATGCAGGTCTTCGCGTCGCTGATCTGGCTGATCCTGGTGGTCGTCCTGGGCCTCGCCTGCCAGGTCTCGTGGTACCTGCTCCAGATGGCGGTCTTCGCCCGGATGTCCCCCGTGCGGTTCCTCGGCGGCGCGGCCGACGTCATGGCCAACACGTTCAGCACGGCCAGCACGGCGGCCACGATCCCGATCACGCTCAAGTCGCTGGGCCGGATGGGCGTCACCCGGCAGTCGAGCCAGCTCTGCGCGTGCATCGGCACGAACTTCAACAACGACGGCACGGCGCTCTACCAGGCGACGGCCGCCCTGTTCATGGCCCAGGCGCTCGGCTACACGCTGAGCCTCTCGGACCAGATCGTCGTCGTCTTGACCACGCTGGTCGCCAGCATCGGCGCGGGGGGCATCCCGTCGGGGAGCTTCGTCACCATGCCGCTGATCTTCGCCGCCGTCCGGCTCCCCGCCGACAAGATCCCCATCCTGCTGACCATCGACTGGTTCCTCGACCGCTGCCGGACCACGTCCAACGTCCTCGGCGACATGACCGTCGCCGTCCTGCTCGACAAGCTCGTCCCGCCCCGGTCCGAGCCGATCGAGCCCTGA
- a CDS encoding M16 family metallopeptidase produces the protein MKLVAVASFVLLLSLSLPEALSQQPAVRAHEVPALAVEKYTLPNGLTVLLHEDHKTPVAAVHLWYKVGSKDEKAGRTGFAHLFEHMMFQGSKHHDRDYFEPLEKLGADINGNTTEDRTVYFESVPSNATELALWLEADRMGFLVPAMTPAKLDNQRDVVKNERREAVENVPYGMAEEVMRRAIYPEGHPYRHEVIGSMADLSAASLDDVSAFFRTYYAPDDAILCVAGDIDRAQVKAWVEKAFGPIPKGPAVEHPKPWVPKLDGPKHITQTDRVSLPRAQLVWPTVPSMHPDEPALDVLASVLGGLDKENRLYRALMHDRRLAAEVSAQHPTLNLSGTFEVDLLAPPDGDLDAIVKIAREEIDRLKREGPTPDEVVKSRNGRESGLILGLQSVLTKAETFCLYEAVSGDPLGYRGELDRLFAVTPEDVKRVANQYLTDAFIRLDVIPGPPPERPAEALIERPAPSPFEPTQQARETADSIVMPTVGPPPAFTPPAFERRTLSNGLPVWIVSRRELPIVSFRLVVAAGETSTPEGKEGLGSLAVGLLDGGTKTRTSLQIAGELSEIGASLGLTCALEWSGASVTTLLRHLDRALDVYADAVLNSTFPQDEVDRRKQVRLADLESRRDSADEVAGDVFRSLVFGPKHPYGRPQLGTRATVESVAREDLAAFHEAHFTPTAATLIVVGDVEPDAVTKALEARFGAWKPRPAPPKVVPQPPTDAAAAGAYAVDKAGAAQSVLAVGRLGVERKSPEVPALGLLNAIVGGQFSSRLNMNLREDKGYSYGVSSEFRSLRAPGWFEIRGSVQTAVTRESLVEVRRELADLQGPRPLTDAEIDFARRRTVYGFPSRFETTFDVADQLSAIAAYDLPDDYLATYIRRIEAVAPDAIRKLAGVHLKPEAMTTLIVGDRAAIEPELRKLPDGAAVRFVDEDGKPAAAPGGK, from the coding sequence ATGAAACTCGTCGCCGTCGCCTCGTTCGTCCTGCTCCTGAGCCTGTCTCTCCCCGAAGCCCTCTCGCAGCAGCCCGCCGTCCGGGCGCATGAAGTCCCCGCGCTCGCGGTCGAGAAGTACACGCTCCCCAACGGCCTGACGGTCCTGCTGCACGAGGACCACAAGACGCCCGTCGCGGCGGTCCACCTGTGGTACAAGGTCGGCTCGAAGGACGAGAAGGCGGGGCGCACCGGGTTCGCGCACCTGTTCGAGCACATGATGTTCCAGGGCTCGAAGCATCACGACCGCGACTACTTCGAGCCGCTGGAGAAGCTCGGGGCCGACATCAACGGCAACACCACCGAGGACCGGACGGTCTACTTCGAGTCGGTTCCGAGCAACGCGACCGAACTGGCCCTCTGGCTCGAGGCCGACCGCATGGGGTTCCTCGTGCCGGCCATGACCCCGGCCAAGCTCGACAACCAGCGCGACGTGGTCAAGAACGAGCGCCGGGAGGCCGTCGAGAACGTCCCCTACGGCATGGCCGAAGAGGTCATGCGGCGGGCGATCTACCCCGAAGGGCACCCCTACCGCCACGAGGTCATCGGCTCGATGGCCGACCTGTCGGCGGCGAGCCTCGACGACGTCTCGGCCTTCTTCCGGACGTATTACGCCCCGGACGACGCCATCCTCTGCGTCGCGGGCGACATCGACCGGGCGCAGGTCAAGGCGTGGGTCGAGAAGGCGTTCGGCCCGATCCCCAAGGGGCCGGCCGTCGAGCATCCCAAGCCGTGGGTCCCGAAACTCGACGGCCCGAAGCACATCACCCAGACCGACCGGGTCTCGCTGCCCCGCGCCCAGCTCGTCTGGCCGACGGTGCCGAGCATGCACCCGGACGAGCCGGCGCTCGACGTGCTGGCCTCGGTCCTGGGGGGGCTCGACAAGGAGAACCGCCTCTATCGGGCCCTGATGCACGACCGCCGGCTCGCCGCCGAGGTGAGCGCCCAGCACCCCACGCTCAACCTCTCAGGAACCTTCGAGGTCGACCTGCTGGCCCCGCCGGACGGCGACCTGGACGCGATCGTCAAGATCGCCCGCGAGGAGATCGACCGTCTCAAGCGCGAGGGGCCGACGCCCGACGAGGTCGTCAAGAGCCGCAACGGCCGCGAGAGCGGGCTGATCCTGGGCCTGCAATCCGTGCTCACCAAGGCCGAGACCTTCTGCCTGTATGAGGCCGTCTCGGGCGACCCGCTGGGCTACCGCGGCGAGCTGGATCGGCTCTTCGCCGTCACGCCCGAGGACGTGAAGCGGGTGGCGAACCAGTACCTGACCGACGCCTTCATCCGGCTCGACGTGATCCCCGGGCCGCCGCCCGAGCGTCCCGCGGAGGCCTTGATCGAGCGGCCCGCGCCTTCGCCGTTCGAGCCCACGCAGCAGGCCCGCGAGACGGCCGACTCGATCGTCATGCCGACCGTCGGCCCGCCCCCCGCGTTCACGCCCCCGGCCTTCGAGCGGCGGACGCTCTCCAACGGCCTGCCGGTCTGGATCGTCTCCCGTCGCGAGCTGCCGATCGTCAGCTTCCGGCTGGTGGTCGCCGCCGGCGAGACCTCCACCCCCGAGGGCAAGGAAGGGCTGGGCTCGCTCGCCGTCGGCCTGCTCGACGGCGGCACGAAGACCCGCACCTCGCTGCAGATCGCCGGCGAACTCTCCGAGATCGGCGCGAGCCTGGGTCTCACCTGCGCCCTGGAGTGGAGCGGGGCGAGCGTCACGACGCTCCTCCGCCACCTGGACCGCGCGCTCGACGTCTACGCCGACGCCGTGCTCAACTCGACGTTCCCCCAGGACGAGGTCGACCGCCGCAAGCAGGTCCGCCTCGCCGACCTTGAATCGCGCCGGGATTCGGCCGACGAGGTGGCCGGGGACGTCTTCCGCAGCCTGGTCTTCGGCCCCAAACACCCGTACGGCCGCCCCCAGCTCGGCACCAGGGCGACGGTCGAGTCGGTCGCCCGCGAGGACCTGGCGGCGTTCCACGAGGCCCATTTCACACCCACGGCCGCGACCCTGATCGTCGTCGGCGACGTCGAGCCCGACGCCGTCACGAAGGCGCTCGAGGCCCGATTCGGGGCCTGGAAGCCGCGGCCCGCCCCGCCCAAGGTCGTCCCGCAGCCGCCCACGGACGCCGCGGCGGCCGGCGCGTACGCGGTCGACAAGGCGGGCGCGGCGCAGTCGGTGCTGGCGGTCGGCCGGCTGGGCGTCGAGCGGAAGTCGCCGGAGGTGCCGGCGCTCGGGCTCCTGAACGCGATCGTCGGCGGCCAGTTCTCCAGCCGGCTGAACATGAACCTGCGCGAGGACAAGGGCTACAGCTACGGCGTCAGCTCCGAGTTCCGCTCGCTCCGCGCCCCCGGCTGGTTCGAGATCCGGGGGTCGGTCCAGACGGCCGTCACCCGCGAGTCGCTCGTCGAGGTCCGCCGCGAGCTGGCCGACCTGCAAGGCCCCAGGCCCCTGACCGACGCCGAGATCGACTTCGCCCGCCGCCGCACCGTCTACGGCTTCCCCTCGCGATTCGAGACCACGTTCGACGTCGCCGACCAGCTCTCGGCGATCGCCGCCTACGACCTGCCGGACGATTACCTCGCGACCTACATCCGCCGCATCGAGGCCGTCGCGCCCGACGCGATCCGCAAGCTCGCCGGCGTCCACCTCAAGCCCGAGGCGATGACCACCCTGATCGTCGGCGACCGCGCCGCGATCGAGCCCGAGCTGCGCAAGCTCCCCGACGGGGCCGCCGTCCGCTTCGTGGACGAGGACGGCAAGCCCGCGGCGGCGCCGGGCGGGAAGTGA
- a CDS encoding 2Fe-2S iron-sulfur cluster-binding protein, with translation MPTVTVDGEKAFEVEAGKKLVLAIEDAGIDIMHKCGGNARCTTCRVEVLAGEVPPPEAAETERLAREADLAPNIRLSCQIRVEDDVWVAVLQRSSVTGVPAGTRPQD, from the coding sequence ATGCCCACGGTGACGGTCGACGGCGAGAAGGCGTTCGAGGTCGAGGCGGGCAAGAAGCTCGTGCTGGCGATCGAGGACGCGGGCATCGACATCATGCACAAGTGCGGCGGCAACGCCCGCTGCACCACCTGCCGCGTCGAGGTCCTCGCCGGCGAGGTCCCCCCGCCCGAAGCCGCCGAGACCGAGCGGCTGGCGCGCGAGGCCGACCTCGCCCCCAACATCCGCCTCTCCTGTCAGATCCGCGTCGAGGACGACGTCTGGGTCGCCGTCCTCCAGCGCTCCTCCGTCACGGGCGTCCCGGCCGGCACCCGGCCCCAGGATTGA